A stretch of Paracoccus sp. N5 DNA encodes these proteins:
- the crcB gene encoding fluoride efflux transporter CrcB encodes MKHTFLQVALGGALGSMARYGVNILGARLTTGFPVGTLTVNILGCFAMGLLASVLALRGGQHLAPLLLTGVLGGFTTFSAFSLDTLTLWQRGAAGLALGYVAASVLLSLAAVTAGLALGRGIFA; translated from the coding sequence ATGAAACACACATTCCTCCAGGTCGCGCTTGGCGGCGCCCTGGGCTCGATGGCGCGTTACGGCGTCAATATCCTGGGCGCGCGGCTGACCACCGGCTTTCCGGTCGGTACGCTGACGGTGAACATCCTCGGCTGCTTTGCCATGGGGCTCTTGGCCTCGGTCCTGGCGCTGCGGGGCGGGCAGCATCTGGCGCCCTTGCTGCTGACCGGCGTGCTGGGCGGCTTCACCACTTTCTCCGCCTTTTCGCTGGACACGCTGACCTTGTGGCAACGCGGCGCTGCGGGGCTGGCCCTGGGCTATGTCGCGGCCTCGGTCCTGCTGTCGCTGGCGGCGGTGACGGCGGGACTGGCGCTTGGCCGGGGGATCTTCGCATGA
- a CDS encoding RluA family pseudouridine synthase, translating into MSGVQTIRIGADEGEQRIDRWLKKRFPQLTQGAVEKMCRTGQLRVDGGRVKANTRIEVGQEIRIPPIPDGSAPPPAAKPRVKPSDAEMIQSCVLWRDEHIIALNKPPGLPSQGGSGQGDRHVDGLTEALMFGYKDRPKLVHRLDKDTSGVLLLARTDRIARALSEAFRHRLTRKIYWAAVAGVPHPRMGSIKYGLVKAPGRGRMGEGEKMVAVHPSEVATTEGAKRAHTDYAVLSALGGRVAWTAMVPVTGRTHQLRAHMAEIGHPIVGDGKYGGSGQENLGDGWGAQLGGEISRKLHLHARMIRFEHPITKKLVTVTAPLPEHMRRTWDTLGWSENDVPEDPFEEA; encoded by the coding sequence ATGAGCGGCGTGCAGACCATCCGCATCGGCGCCGACGAGGGCGAGCAGCGCATCGACCGCTGGCTGAAGAAGCGGTTCCCGCAGCTGACGCAGGGCGCGGTGGAAAAGATGTGCCGCACCGGCCAGCTGCGCGTCGATGGTGGCCGGGTCAAGGCCAATACCCGCATCGAGGTGGGGCAAGAGATCCGCATCCCGCCGATCCCGGACGGCAGCGCCCCGCCGCCGGCGGCGAAGCCGCGCGTCAAGCCGTCCGATGCCGAGATGATCCAGTCCTGCGTGCTGTGGCGCGACGAGCATATCATTGCGCTGAACAAGCCGCCGGGCCTGCCCTCGCAGGGCGGCAGCGGCCAGGGCGACCGCCATGTGGACGGGCTGACCGAGGCCTTGATGTTCGGCTACAAGGACCGGCCGAAGCTGGTGCATCGGCTGGACAAGGACACCTCGGGCGTCCTGCTGCTGGCGCGCACCGACCGCATCGCCCGCGCGCTGTCCGAGGCGTTCCGGCACCGGCTGACCCGCAAGATCTATTGGGCTGCCGTGGCGGGCGTGCCGCATCCGCGCATGGGCTCGATCAAATACGGCCTCGTCAAGGCGCCGGGCCGCGGCCGCATGGGCGAGGGCGAGAAGATGGTCGCCGTCCACCCTTCGGAGGTGGCGACGACCGAGGGCGCCAAGCGCGCCCATACCGATTACGCCGTGCTGTCGGCGCTTGGCGGCCGGGTCGCCTGGACCGCCATGGTGCCGGTCACCGGCCGCACCCACCAGCTGCGCGCGCATATGGCCGAGATCGGCCATCCCATCGTCGGCGACGGCAAATACGGCGGCTCGGGGCAGGAGAACCTGGGCGACGGCTGGGGCGCCCAGCTGGGCGGCGAGATCAGCCGCAAGCTGCACCTGCATGCGCGCATGATCCGCTTCGAGCATCCGATCACCAAGAAGCTGGTCACCGTCACCGCGCCCTTGCCCGAGCACATGCGGCGCACCTGGGACACGCTCGGCTGGTCGGAAAACGACGTGCCCGAAGACCCGTTCGAGGAGGCGTGA
- a CDS encoding HAD-IA family hydrolase, with product MRLVVFDVDGTLIDSQDEIVQSMNAGLRAAGLPQMERATILSIVGLSLPVAVAHLLPAAVPELRDRVVEGYRRHFIASREAGHLPQLYPGALDCLDTLAGLRGVTLGIATGKPMRGLVAILAAHGLTDRFATRQTADGHPSKPHPAMLQSALAETGVPPGRAVMVGDSTFDMAMAQSAGVAGYGVGWGFHSASDLRAAGAVLIAPDYANLTLALLDWAEGGQP from the coding sequence ATGCGGCTGGTCGTCTTTGACGTGGACGGCACGCTGATCGACAGCCAGGACGAGATCGTCCAGTCGATGAACGCCGGGCTGCGCGCCGCCGGCCTGCCGCAGATGGAGCGGGCGACGATCCTGTCCATCGTCGGCCTGTCGCTGCCGGTCGCGGTGGCGCACCTGCTGCCCGCCGCCGTCCCCGAACTGCGCGACCGCGTGGTCGAGGGCTATCGCCGCCATTTCATCGCCTCGCGCGAAGCCGGGCATCTGCCGCAGCTCTATCCCGGCGCGCTGGACTGCCTCGACACGCTGGCGGGGCTGCGGGGGGTCACGCTGGGCATCGCCACCGGCAAGCCGATGCGGGGGCTGGTGGCGATCCTTGCGGCGCACGGGCTGACGGATCGTTTCGCGACCCGGCAGACGGCGGACGGCCATCCCTCCAAGCCGCATCCGGCGATGCTGCAAAGCGCGCTGGCCGAAACCGGCGTGCCGCCGGGCCGCGCGGTGATGGTGGGTGACAGCACCTTTGACATGGCGATGGCACAGTCGGCCGGGGTGGCGGGCTATGGCGTCGGCTGGGGGTTTCATTCAGCGTCCGACCTGCGGGCGGCGGGGGCGGTGCTGATCGCGCCGGACTATGCCAACCTGACGCTGGCGCTGCTGGACTGGGCCGAAGGAGGGCAGCCATGA
- a CDS encoding ATP12 family protein, with protein MSEWKARRFWKTASVRPAGAGWEVVLDDRPLRTPGKKPLVLPTEALARAVAAEWDAQAAVIDPNRMPLSRAANSAIEKVAPQFHDVASMLAEYGGTDLLSYRADAPEELARAQAEGWDPLIDWAATELRAPLRITHGVIPVPQDPAALLKLHAEVAALDAFGLTALHDLVTLPGSLVLGLAVIRGRIDAETAHALSRIDEEFQAQRWGRDEEADAAAAARLSAMRDSERFWQLSQR; from the coding sequence ATGAGCGAATGGAAGGCACGGCGATTCTGGAAAACCGCCTCGGTGCGGCCGGCCGGCGCGGGCTGGGAGGTGGTGCTGGACGACCGCCCGCTGCGCACCCCGGGCAAGAAGCCCCTGGTCCTGCCGACCGAGGCGCTGGCCCGCGCCGTCGCCGCGGAATGGGACGCCCAGGCCGCGGTGATCGACCCGAACCGGATGCCGCTGTCCCGCGCGGCGAATTCCGCCATCGAGAAGGTGGCGCCGCAGTTCCATGACGTGGCGTCCATGCTGGCCGAATATGGCGGCACCGATCTTCTGTCCTATCGCGCCGACGCGCCCGAGGAACTGGCCCGCGCCCAGGCCGAAGGCTGGGATCCGCTGATCGACTGGGCCGCGACCGAACTGCGCGCGCCCCTGCGCATCACCCATGGCGTCATCCCGGTGCCGCAGGATCCGGCGGCGCTGCTGAAACTGCATGCCGAAGTCGCGGCCCTGGATGCCTTTGGGCTGACCGCGCTGCACGATCTGGTGACGCTGCCCGGCTCGCTGGTCCTGGGGCTGGCGGTGATCCGCGGCCGCATCGATGCCGAAACCGCCCATGCCCTGTCGCGAATTGACGAGGAATTTCAGGCGCAACGCTGGGGCCGCGACGAGGAGGCCGACGCGGCCGCCGCCGCCCGCCTGTCCGCCATGCGCGATTCTGAGCGTTTCTGGCAGCTCAGCCAGCGCTGA
- a CDS encoding amino acid ABC transporter substrate-binding protein — protein MKYTALFGSVTALALAASGAMAAEGDTLKEVKSRGVLNCGVNTGLIGFAAPDANGNWSGFDVAFCKAVAAAVLGDPAKVKYVPTTGQTRFTALSSGEVDLLARNSTWTFQRDTDLKLDFIGVNYYDGQGFMVRKDLGVSSAKELEGATICIQTGTTTELNLADYFKANNMTYQPVNIDSNAEGEQQYMAGACDAYTTDASGLAATRASFADPENHIILPEIISKEPLGPAVRHGDNNWGDIARWTLFALIAAEEYGVTSANIEELAKSSTNPEVQRLLGTTDELGKMIGLDAEWAKRAIKASGNYGEIFAATIGEQTPIGLARGLNAQWTQGGLMYAMPFR, from the coding sequence ATGAAATATACTGCACTCTTCGGCTCGGTTACGGCGCTGGCCCTTGCGGCCTCGGGTGCCATGGCCGCCGAAGGCGACACGCTGAAAGAGGTGAAGTCGCGCGGCGTGCTGAACTGCGGCGTCAACACCGGCCTGATCGGTTTCGCCGCCCCCGATGCGAATGGCAACTGGTCGGGCTTCGACGTGGCCTTCTGCAAGGCCGTGGCCGCCGCGGTGCTGGGCGACCCGGCCAAGGTGAAATACGTCCCGACCACCGGCCAGACCCGCTTCACGGCGCTGAGTTCGGGCGAGGTGGACCTGCTGGCGCGCAACTCGACCTGGACCTTCCAGCGCGACACCGACCTGAAACTGGATTTCATCGGCGTGAACTACTATGACGGCCAGGGCTTCATGGTGCGCAAGGACCTGGGCGTCAGCTCGGCCAAGGAACTCGAGGGCGCGACGATCTGCATCCAGACCGGCACCACGACCGAGCTGAACCTGGCCGATTACTTCAAGGCCAACAACATGACCTATCAGCCGGTCAACATCGACAGCAACGCCGAGGGCGAGCAGCAATACATGGCCGGCGCCTGCGACGCCTATACGACCGACGCCTCGGGCCTGGCGGCGACGCGCGCCAGCTTCGCCGACCCGGAAAACCACATCATCCTGCCCGAGATCATCTCGAAGGAACCGCTGGGGCCGGCGGTGCGCCACGGCGACAACAACTGGGGCGACATCGCGCGCTGGACGCTGTTCGCGCTGATCGCGGCCGAGGAATACGGCGTCACCTCGGCCAATATCGAGGAACTGGCGAAATCCTCGACCAACCCCGAGGTGCAGCGCCTGCTGGGCACCACCGACGAGTTGGGCAAGATGATCGGCCTGGACGCCGAATGGGCCAAGCGCGCCATCAAGGCCAGCGGCAACTATGGCGAGATCTTCGCCGCCACCATCGGCGAGCAGACCCCCATCGGCCTGGCGCGCGGCCTGAACGCGCAATGGACCCAGGGCGGGCTGATGTATGCCATGCCCTTCCGCTGA
- a CDS encoding ABC transporter permease subunit (The N-terminal region of this protein, as described by TIGR01726, is a three transmembrane segment that identifies a subfamily of ABC transporter permease subunits, which specificities that include histidine, arginine, glutamine, glutamate, L-cystine (sic), the opines (in Agrobacterium) octopine and nopaline, etc.): MVSYPGVDNPPFRWSMLIYDRRYRSLTLQAIVFILVMLLASWLIDNTLRNLSAMGKTLSFDFLFRRAGYDIPQQLIPYNSDDTHFRAMVVGLLNTLLVSALGCIAATIVGVVVGVLRLSSNWLIARLMTVYVEVFRNIPLLLWILVILAIFTEVMPPPNAYRGENPAASMILFDTIAPTNRYTAIPSLGMTNPPGTIALGREGIGWAFVAYVAVIVLAFIGNRLLRARAQRIQDATGKRPTTWWITLAMFAVPLLLLTWWFGLHLIPPVLRGFNFAEGINMDNALVVLWLALTLYTGAFIAEIVRAGILAVSRGQSEAAFALGLRPRRTMSLVILPQALRVIIPPLISQYLNLTKNSSLAIAVGYMDLRGTLGGTTLNQTGREMECMVLMMGIYLVLSLLISGGMNVFNSRVKLRER, encoded by the coding sequence ATGGTTTCCTATCCGGGGGTGGACAATCCACCATTCCGATGGTCGATGCTGATCTATGATCGGCGCTATCGCTCGCTGACCTTGCAGGCGATCGTCTTCATTCTGGTGATGCTGCTGGCCAGCTGGCTGATCGACAACACGCTGCGCAACCTGTCCGCCATGGGCAAGACGCTGAGCTTCGACTTCCTGTTCCGCCGCGCGGGCTATGACATTCCGCAGCAGCTGATTCCCTATAATTCCGACGACACGCATTTCCGCGCCATGGTGGTGGGGCTGCTGAACACGCTGCTGGTCTCGGCTCTGGGCTGCATCGCGGCGACCATCGTGGGTGTGGTGGTGGGGGTCTTGCGGCTGTCCTCGAACTGGCTGATCGCGCGGCTGATGACGGTCTATGTCGAGGTGTTCCGCAATATCCCGCTGCTCTTGTGGATCCTGGTGATCCTGGCGATCTTCACCGAGGTCATGCCGCCGCCCAACGCCTATCGCGGCGAAAATCCGGCCGCGAGCATGATCCTGTTCGACACCATCGCGCCGACGAACCGCTATACCGCCATCCCCTCGCTGGGCATGACCAACCCGCCGGGCACCATCGCCCTGGGGCGCGAGGGGATCGGCTGGGCCTTCGTCGCCTATGTCGCGGTGATCGTGCTGGCCTTCATCGGCAACCGGCTGCTGCGGGCCCGGGCGCAGCGCATCCAGGACGCGACCGGCAAGCGCCCGACGACCTGGTGGATCACGCTGGCGATGTTCGCGGTGCCGCTGCTGCTGCTGACCTGGTGGTTCGGCCTGCACCTGATCCCGCCGGTCTTGCGCGGCTTCAACTTCGCCGAGGGCATCAACATGGACAACGCCCTGGTGGTGCTGTGGCTGGCGCTGACGCTCTATACCGGCGCCTTCATTGCCGAGATCGTCCGCGCCGGCATCCTGGCCGTCAGCCGCGGCCAGTCCGAGGCCGCCTTTGCCCTGGGCCTGCGCCCGCGCCGCACCATGTCGCTGGTGATCCTGCCGCAGGCGCTGCGGGTCATCATCCCGCCCTTGATTTCGCAATACCTGAACCTGACCAAGAACAGCTCGCTGGCCATCGCGGTCGGCTACATGGACCTGCGCGGCACGCTGGGCGGCACCACGCTGAACCAGACCGGGCGCGAGATGGAATGCATGGTGCTGATGATGGGCATCTACCTGGTTCTCAGCCTGCTGATCTCGGGCGGGATGAACGTCTTCAACAGTCGCGTGAAGCTGAGGGAGCGGTGA
- a CDS encoding amino acid ABC transporter permease, which translates to MSETHAQTVAYVRDTMLPPAPPPVTERGAIKWLRENLFSGPLNIVLTLIGLGILWLLVSTIGPWLTHSVWNANGMADCRKIIAETWGEGASGACFALIKHRWNQFVFGFYPAALYWRPVLAFGLLFLALAPVLFAESRRARGIVLALATVLSFAIALVLGAPVAALAGMALLMLAWVALIEARPAWALLASLVYPLLAVWLLWGGSLWSEIAVLAGFGIGFGVWRAGARFGLFAVAAAAVVAVLWWLFLAGPVADALAGILPLRLQPVSSDQFGGFVLSITIGVAGIALSLPLGIVLALARRSDLPVIKLLAVMFIEFIRGVPLITLLFVASLLLNYFLPPGTNFDIILRVIIMVTLFAAAYMAEVIRGGLAALPKGQYEAADALGLDYWKAQRLIVLPQALKISIPGIVSTFIGMFKDTTLVVFVGLFDPLKAMADTIRASFEWKGAYWEPYIFVGSIFFILCFGMSRYSMYLERRLKRDHR; encoded by the coding sequence ATGAGCGAGACCCACGCCCAGACCGTCGCCTATGTCCGCGACACCATGCTGCCGCCGGCGCCGCCGCCGGTGACCGAGCGCGGCGCGATCAAATGGCTGCGCGAGAACCTGTTCTCGGGGCCGCTCAACATTGTGCTGACCCTGATCGGGCTCGGCATCCTGTGGCTTCTGGTCAGCACCATCGGGCCCTGGCTCACGCATTCGGTCTGGAACGCCAATGGCATGGCAGATTGCCGCAAGATCATCGCCGAGACCTGGGGTGAGGGCGCCTCGGGCGCCTGCTTCGCCCTGATCAAGCATCGCTGGAACCAGTTCGTCTTCGGCTTCTACCCGGCGGCGCTGTATTGGCGGCCGGTGCTGGCCTTCGGCCTGCTGTTCCTGGCGCTGGCGCCGGTGCTGTTTGCCGAAAGCCGGCGCGCGCGGGGCATCGTGCTGGCGCTGGCGACCGTGCTGAGCTTTGCCATCGCCTTGGTGCTTGGCGCGCCCGTGGCGGCGCTCGCTGGCATGGCGCTGCTGATGCTGGCCTGGGTGGCGCTGATCGAGGCCCGGCCCGCCTGGGCGCTGCTGGCCAGCCTGGTCTATCCGCTGCTGGCGGTCTGGCTGCTCTGGGGCGGTTCGCTGTGGAGCGAGATCGCCGTGCTGGCGGGTTTCGGCATCGGCTTCGGGGTCTGGCGGGCGGGGGCGCGCTTCGGGCTTTTCGCCGTCGCCGCGGCCGCCGTGGTTGCGGTGCTGTGGTGGCTGTTCCTGGCCGGACCGGTCGCCGATGCGCTGGCCGGCATCCTGCCGCTGCGCTTGCAGCCGGTCAGTTCCGACCAGTTCGGCGGCTTCGTGCTGTCGATCACCATCGGCGTCGCCGGCATCGCCCTGTCGCTGCCCCTGGGCATCGTGCTGGCGCTGGCGCGGCGCTCGGACCTGCCGGTGATCAAGCTGCTGGCGGTGATGTTCATCGAGTTCATCCGCGGCGTGCCGCTGATCACGCTCTTGTTCGTGGCCTCCTTGCTGCTCAACTACTTCCTGCCGCCGGGCACGAATTTCGACATCATCCTGCGGGTCATCATCATGGTGACGCTCTTCGCCGCCGCCTATATGGCCGAGGTGATCCGCGGCGGTCTGGCCGCACTGCCCAAGGGCCAATACGAGGCCGCCGACGCGCTGGGGCTGGACTATTGGAAGGCGCAGCGGCTGATCGTGCTGCCGCAGGCGCTGAAGATCTCGATTCCCGGGATCGTCTCGACCTTCATCGGCATGTTCAAGGACACCACCCTGGTGGTCTTCGTCGGGCTGTTCGACCCCCTGAAGGCCATGGCCGACACCATCCGCGCGAGCTTCGAATGGAAGGGCGCCTATTGGGAGCCCTATATCTTCGTCGGCTCAATCTTCTTCATCCTCTGCTTCGGCATGTCGCGTTACTCGATGTATCTCGAACGCCGCCTGAAGCGCGACCATCGCTGA
- a CDS encoding amino acid ABC transporter ATP-binding protein, whose amino-acid sequence MQTPLQSQTDTPAIEISKLNKWYGTFHVLRDIDLTVSRGERIVIAGPSGSGKSTLIRCINRLEEHQSGRIVVDGTELTHDLKNIDKVRSEVGMVFQHFNLFPHLTILENCTLAPIWVRKIPRREAEETAMHFLTKVKIPDQALKYPGQLSGGQQQRVAIARALCMRPRIMLFDEPTSALDPEMIKEVLDTMIELAEDGMTMLCVTHEMGFAQAVAHRVIFMDQGQIVEQNTPREFFNNPQSERTKLFLSQILGH is encoded by the coding sequence ATGCAGACGCCATTGCAGAGCCAGACCGACACCCCGGCCATCGAGATCAGCAAGCTGAACAAGTGGTACGGCACCTTCCACGTGTTGCGCGACATCGACCTGACCGTCAGCCGGGGCGAGCGCATCGTCATCGCCGGCCCCTCGGGCTCGGGCAAGTCGACGCTGATCCGCTGCATCAACCGGCTGGAAGAGCACCAGTCGGGCAGGATCGTCGTCGACGGCACCGAGCTGACGCACGACCTGAAGAACATCGACAAGGTGCGCTCGGAGGTCGGGATGGTGTTCCAGCATTTCAACCTGTTTCCGCACCTGACCATCCTGGAAAACTGCACGCTGGCGCCGATCTGGGTGCGCAAGATCCCCCGGCGCGAGGCCGAGGAAACGGCCATGCATTTCCTGACCAAGGTCAAGATTCCCGATCAGGCGCTGAAATATCCGGGCCAGCTGTCGGGCGGCCAGCAGCAGCGCGTGGCCATCGCCCGCGCGCTGTGCATGCGGCCGCGGATCATGCTGTTCGACGAGCCGACCTCGGCGCTGGACCCCGAGATGATCAAGGAGGTGCTCGACACCATGATCGAGCTGGCCGAGGACGGCATGACCATGCTCTGCGTCACCCACGAGATGGGCTTCGCCCAGGCGGTGGCGCATCGGGTGATCTTCATGGACCAGGGCCAGATCGTCGAGCAGAACACGCCGCGCGAGTTCTTCAACAACCCGCAGAGCGAGCGCACCAAGCTGTTCCTGTCGCAGATCCTGGGGCACTGA
- a CDS encoding D-amino-acid transaminase: MTRTVYLNGEYLPETEAHVSIFDRGFVMGDGVYEVTSVLGGKLLDFPGHMARLTRSLGELGMGNPLPDDEWLAIHRKLVELNAIDEGMVYLQVTRGNPGDRDFAYPPEDTPQTVVLFTQSKPGLADNPQARRGIRVISIPDLRWARRDIKTVQLLYPSMAKMEAKNRGVDDAWFTEDGFVTEGTSNNTYIVKGGKIITRPLSQDILHGITRASLLRYAAEAQMQIEERPFTIEEAQAADEAFFTSASAFVLPVIEVDGVTLGSGQPGPVATRLRELYLEESLKSAI; the protein is encoded by the coding sequence ATGACCCGCACCGTCTATCTGAATGGCGAATACCTGCCGGAAACCGAGGCCCATGTGTCGATCTTCGACCGCGGCTTCGTGATGGGCGACGGCGTCTATGAGGTGACGAGCGTGCTGGGCGGCAAGCTGCTGGACTTTCCCGGCCACATGGCCCGGCTGACGCGCTCGCTGGGCGAACTGGGGATGGGCAATCCGCTGCCGGACGACGAATGGCTGGCGATCCACCGCAAGCTGGTCGAACTGAACGCCATCGACGAGGGCATGGTCTATCTGCAAGTCACGCGCGGCAATCCGGGCGACCGCGACTTCGCCTATCCGCCCGAGGATACGCCACAGACCGTGGTGCTGTTCACGCAGTCGAAGCCGGGCCTGGCCGACAACCCGCAGGCCCGCCGGGGCATCCGGGTGATCTCGATCCCCGACCTGCGCTGGGCGCGCCGCGACATCAAGACGGTGCAGCTGCTTTACCCCTCGATGGCCAAGATGGAGGCCAAGAATCGCGGCGTCGACGACGCCTGGTTCACCGAGGACGGTTTCGTGACCGAGGGCACCTCGAACAACACCTATATCGTCAAGGGCGGCAAGATCATCACCCGGCCGTTGTCGCAGGACATCCTGCACGGCATCACCCGCGCCTCGCTCTTGCGCTATGCCGCCGAGGCGCAGATGCAGATCGAGGAACGCCCCTTCACCATCGAGGAAGCGCAGGCGGCGGACGAGGCCTTCTTCACCTCGGCCTCGGCCTTCGTCCTGCCGGTGATCGAGGTCGACGGCGTCACGCTGGGCTCGGGCCAGCCCGGGCCGGTGGCGACACGGCTGCGCGAGCTGTACCTGGAGGAATCGCTGAAGTCGGCGATCTGA
- a CDS encoding L-malyl-CoA/beta-methylmalyl-CoA lyase, with the protein MSFRLQPAAPARLNRCQLFGPGSREALFQKMASSAADVINLDLEDSVAPDDKAQARRNIIQAIGDIDWGTKTLSVRINGLDTPYWYRDVVDLLEQAGERLDQIMIPKVGNAADVYAVDALVTAIEAAKGRSKRISLEVIIESAAGIAHVEEIAASSPRLQAMSLGAADFAASMGMATTGIGGTQENYYMAHEGAKYWSDPWHWAQAAIVAACRTHGVLPVDGPFGDFSDDEGFRAQARRSATLGMVGKWAIHPKQVALANEVFSPSDKAVTEAREILAAMEEATKTGAGATVYKGRLVDIASIRQAQVIVRQAELISA; encoded by the coding sequence ATGTCGTTTCGTTTGCAACCCGCCGCCCCCGCCCGCCTGAACCGCTGCCAGCTGTTCGGCCCCGGCTCGCGCGAGGCGCTGTTCCAGAAGATGGCCAGCTCGGCCGCCGACGTGATCAACTTGGATCTCGAGGATTCGGTGGCGCCGGATGACAAGGCGCAGGCCCGCCGCAACATCATCCAGGCCATCGGCGACATCGACTGGGGCACCAAGACGCTGTCGGTGCGCATCAACGGGCTCGACACGCCCTATTGGTATCGCGACGTCGTGGACCTGCTGGAACAGGCGGGCGAGCGGCTGGACCAGATCATGATCCCCAAGGTCGGCAATGCCGCCGATGTCTATGCCGTGGATGCGCTGGTCACCGCCATCGAGGCCGCCAAGGGCCGCTCGAAACGCATCAGCCTGGAGGTGATCATCGAATCCGCCGCCGGCATCGCCCATGTCGAGGAGATCGCGGCCAGCAGCCCGCGCCTGCAGGCGATGAGCCTGGGCGCCGCGGATTTCGCCGCCAGCATGGGCATGGCCACGACCGGCATCGGCGGCACCCAGGAAAACTACTACATGGCGCATGAGGGCGCGAAATACTGGTCGGATCCCTGGCACTGGGCGCAGGCCGCCATCGTCGCCGCCTGCCGCACCCATGGCGTGCTGCCGGTCGACGGCCCCTTCGGGGATTTCAGCGACGACGAGGGCTTCCGGGCGCAGGCGCGGCGCTCGGCCACGCTGGGCATGGTCGGGAAATGGGCCATCCACCCCAAGCAGGTGGCGCTGGCGAACGAGGTCTTTTCGCCCAGCGACAAGGCCGTCACCGAGGCGCGCGAGATCCTGGCCGCGATGGAGGAGGCGACGAAAACCGGCGCCGGCGCCACCGTCTACAAGGGCAGACTGGTTGACATCGCGTCGATCCGTCAGGCACAAGTGATCGTGCGGCAGGCAGAGTTGATCAGCGCCTGA